From Chloracidobacterium thermophilum B:
GGTGCGCCAAACTCAGCCGGATTGATTTCAGTGCCAATCCCAAGGCACCCCGGAACGAAATGCCGGAACAGAGACCATGAAAAAACGGGCGACCGAAACAGGTCACCCGTCAGAAAGTGGTAGCTGGAAAGTCGTGGTCGGGAGTTGCTACTAGATGCCGCGAATCTGGGACGGCGGCTGGGTCATCAACGTCACGATTTGAACTGTGCGAAGGGCGCTTCCGGCAACCCGGGTGTAGGGATACCGAACCTGCACAATGACCCGCTTGACCAGGTCGGTATTGCTTTCCGGCGGACAGTTACTGTCGTTGCTAAGATCGTAGCTGTTGTCGTATTCCTTGTCGAAACAACCCGAGGTTGTAAAAGCCGTGCGTACCAGCACCCGCATCGTGAAGGATTCATAGCGTGGATCAATGCCGCTGCTGATTTCATCCGGGTCAGCTGTGCCCCGAATCATGTCCCGGCCGGGACTGCGGTAAACAGGCCGAAACTCTGGGGGAAAAATACCGTTAAGGTCCAAGCGGTTGCTGAGCCGGATGAAGGTGTTTTGATTGCGGTTGCCCGGCTCTGGAATCCCCCCAATGGCATTCATCTCACGCATCATGATGATCTGGTTGAGTGTTTCTTCCGCGAGATTGCGTGCCAGGAGCAACTTGTTGGCATTGAGGGAGTTGGTCAGTGCGATGGACATAAACGCCAGCGCCCCAAACATCCCGACAAACAGAACCATCAGCGCTATGATGAGTTCGACGAGTGTCACTCCCGACTGCGCCCGCTGAAGTTGAATCCGTCGAACGGTGCGTGTGACGTGTCCCATGTGCATCCTCATGGACGGCCTCCGCTGAAACG
This genomic window contains:
- a CDS encoding type IV pilus modification PilV family protein, with the translated sequence MGHVTRTVRRIQLQRAQSGVTLVELIIALMVLFVGMFGALAFMSIALTNSLNANKLLLARNLAEETLNQIIMMREMNAIGGIPEPGNRNQNTFIRLSNRLDLNGIFPPEFRPVYRSPGRDMIRGTADPDEISSGIDPRYESFTMRVLVRTAFTTSGCFDKEYDNSYDLSNDSNCPPESNTDLVKRVIVQVRYPYTRVAGSALRTVQIVTLMTQPPSQIRGI